In a genomic window of Planctomycetaceae bacterium:
- a CDS encoding cytochrome c peroxidase, producing the protein MSSLWAREVTLASITGDGEAENVRQIEMPFAPRELLFLNDQTLIVADAFGGMLAVVDTRSGAIVKQKTINAHNIRGLCLSHDGRVLHVCHQTLNGEAFTTFEQVFWGVLMQNGLQSIPMTSLVPSNLTVRAERNDDGNAAKEDAERMEQEARSLERVSIGGSQSGTPTTYPLGSPSMGAGDPGKMVVTKSDTTMILLSGVNAMAFRMASHLPFSRLKVGTCPTDVCTDSAEELALVVNRFADTVSVISLQGPEPKVVQTLTLGVMRPITAAERGQQLFYDASLSLDGWYSCHSCHTDGHTNGLLSDTVGDEGQGAPKLVLSLLGAGDTGPWAWLGTKSTLESQIESSLIVSMQSQLDTDDLPVHDLAEFVRTLEPAPSVFAARHSDVVRTEKDPHRQGNIKRSRQLFETLGCADCHADDRLTSGHTFDVGIQDETGHSEFNPPSLRGISQRNRFFHDGRATSLADVLRSGHPGKWRDPSESKGSPGAAADQLSGSLTAEQISLVLDLLNRL; encoded by the coding sequence GTGTCCTCTCTGTGGGCTCGGGAAGTGACGCTGGCATCGATCACTGGTGACGGGGAAGCTGAGAACGTTCGACAAATTGAAATGCCGTTTGCGCCCCGGGAATTGTTGTTCCTGAACGATCAAACCCTGATTGTCGCGGATGCATTTGGCGGCATGCTGGCTGTTGTCGATACCCGTTCGGGTGCGATTGTCAAACAGAAGACAATTAATGCACACAATATTCGCGGGCTTTGTCTGAGTCACGATGGCAGGGTTCTGCATGTATGCCATCAGACTCTGAATGGCGAGGCGTTTACCACCTTCGAGCAGGTGTTCTGGGGAGTCCTGATGCAAAACGGATTACAGTCGATTCCCATGACGTCTCTTGTTCCGTCAAACCTTACGGTCCGAGCAGAACGGAACGATGATGGGAATGCTGCAAAAGAAGATGCTGAAAGGATGGAACAGGAAGCGCGATCGCTGGAAAGAGTTTCGATTGGAGGTTCTCAGAGCGGCACTCCAACGACCTACCCACTGGGAAGTCCTTCGATGGGGGCTGGTGACCCGGGGAAAATGGTCGTGACAAAAAGTGATACGACAATGATTTTGCTGTCGGGCGTCAATGCGATGGCATTTCGCATGGCAAGCCATTTGCCCTTCTCGCGCTTAAAAGTCGGGACCTGTCCCACAGATGTCTGCACTGATTCTGCTGAGGAACTCGCTCTTGTTGTGAACAGGTTTGCCGATACGGTTTCTGTTATATCGCTGCAGGGGCCGGAGCCCAAAGTCGTTCAGACGCTTACTCTTGGTGTGATGCGTCCGATCACGGCAGCGGAACGAGGGCAACAACTATTCTATGATGCGTCGTTGTCGCTGGATGGGTGGTATAGTTGCCATTCATGTCACACTGACGGACATACCAACGGTTTATTGTCGGATACAGTAGGCGACGAAGGGCAGGGGGCTCCTAAGCTGGTGTTATCTTTGCTGGGCGCCGGTGATACCGGGCCGTGGGCATGGCTGGGAACCAAATCTACTCTGGAATCTCAGATCGAATCCTCTCTGATTGTGTCGATGCAATCACAACTGGACACTGATGACTTGCCGGTCCATGACCTGGCCGAGTTTGTCAGGACGCTCGAACCCGCACCATCTGTCTTTGCGGCCAGACACAGCGACGTTGTTCGGACGGAAAAGGATCCTCACCGTCAGGGAAACATCAAACGATCCCGGCAACTTTTCGAAACTCTGGGTTGTGCCGATTGTCACGCCGATGATCGTCTGACCAGCGGGCACACATTTGACGTTGGTATTCAGGATGAGACCGGGCACAGCGAGTTCAACCCCCCGTCGCTTCGCGGTATCAGCCAGAGGAACCGTTTCTTCCACGACGGGCGAGCGACTTCGCTGGCCGATGTGCTTCGCTCCGGGCATCCGGGAAAGTGGCGTGATCCATCGGAATCAAAGGGATCACCCGGTGCCGCCGCTGACCAATTGTCCGGCTCCCTTACAGCAGAACAGATTTCGCTGGTACTTGATCTGCTGAATCGGCTTTAG